A single Kryptolebias marmoratus isolate JLee-2015 linkage group LG16, ASM164957v2, whole genome shotgun sequence DNA region contains:
- the ankmy2a gene encoding ankyrin repeat and MYND domain-containing protein 2a: MSAPKKGDLSSSEKELFEVITAGNVQEAFRLLGCKDVRVNCLDEYGMTPLMHAAYKGKADMCKLLLRHGADVNCNEHEHGYTALMFAGLSGKTDITWMMLDAGAETDVTNSVGRTAAQMAAFVGQHDCVTVINNYFSRARLDYYTKPQGLEKEPKLPPKLAGPLHKIIMSTNLNPVKLVMLVKENPLLAEVEALDKCRRVMELICEKCIKQQDMNEVLAMKMHYISCVLGKCSSFLKDREDKLEGLIKSLLKGRDSDGFPVFQEKFIRECVRKFPYCEATLLQQLVRSIAPVEIGNDPTALSVLTQAITGQVGFMDVEFCTTCGEKGAEKRCSICKMVIYCGQTCQKMHWFTHKKVCKKLQEQREKQEAETANLRAQQSKEESKEVQEATDSMQELTVETASLDSAAETSNSTSITAAEN, encoded by the exons ATGTCTGCGCCTAAGAAGGGAGACTTGTCTTCAAGTGAAAAGGAGTTGTTTGAGGTTATAACTGCGG gaaatgttcaggaagcCTTCAGGCTGCTGGGCTGTAAGGATGTTCGAGTTAACTGTCTGGATgag TATGGGATGACTCCTCTCATGCACGCTGCGTACAAAGGAAAAGCAGACATGTgcaagctgctgctgcggcACGGAGCGGACGTGAACTGCAACGAACACGAGCACGGATACACGGCGCTGATGTTTGCAGGCCTGTCAG GAAAGACCGACATCACGTGGATGATGCTGGACGCCGGAGCAGAAACAGACGTGACCAACTCAGTTGGACGGACGGCTGCGCAGATGGCAGCTTTTGTTG GTCAACACGACTGTGTCACAGTAATCAACAACTACTTTTCCCGTGCCAGACTGGATTACTACACTAAGCCCCAGGGTTTGGAGAAGGAACCCAAGCTGCCGCCCAAACTGGCCGGACCCCTTCACAAGATCATCATGAGCACTAACTTAAATCCTGTGAAG ttaGTGATGCTGGTGAAAGAAAACCCACTGCTTGCAGAGGTGGAGGCTCTGGATAAATGTCGACGGGTGATGGAGCTCATCTGTGAGAAGTGCATCAAGCAGCAGGACATGAATGAGGTTTTGGCCATGAAGATGCACTACATCAGCTGCGTGCTGGGAAAGTGTTCCTCCTTCCTCAAAGACCGCGAGGACAAGCTGGAAGGCCTCATAAAGAG TTTGCTAAAAGGTCGGGACAGCGACGGTTTCCCCGTGTTTCAGGAGAAGTTTATCAGAGAGTGCGTCCGTAAGTTCCCGTACTGCGAGGCCacgctgctgcagcagctggtccGCAGCATCGCTCCTGTGGAGATC GGGAACGACCCCACGGCTCTGTCTGTGCTGACTCAGGCCATCACGGGTCAGGTCGGCTTCATGGACGTCGAGTTCTGCACGACCTGCGGGGAGAAAGGAGCTGAGAAAAGATGCTCCATCTGTAAAATG GTTATCTACTGTGGCCAAACTTGCCAAAAAATGCACTGGTTCACTCACAAAAAAGTCTGTAAGAAGCTTCAAGAGCAACGAgaaaagcaggaagcagaaacGGCCAACCTGAGGGCGCAGCAGAGCAAAG AGGAGAGTAAAGAAGTTCAGGAGGCCACAGACTCCATGCAGGAGCTGACAGTGGAAACCGCCTCTTTAGACTCTGCTGCAGAAACGTCGAACTCCACCTCCATCACAGCTGCTGAAAACTGA
- the herpud2 gene encoding homocysteine-responsive endoplasmic reticulum-resident ubiquitin-like domain member 2 protein, which translates to MMHLDCTSLGPPGSPMPQSPSSSSASDSRSSDGTGSPSPATTPNLDRQSDSSSSVPETHDGLRYRGGFPPHTSQSSSGVPPCPDAARVPLQGDLPADMPPNPMYVPMQILWWQQMYARHYYMHYQAAVAAAQPPASPPSSPLQPAQPDEATQPPLGPNPAQNPLQENQPANPVQMNAQGGPVLNDDELNHDWLDWLYTVSRAGVLLSIVYFYSSFSRFVMVVGAMLLIYLHQARWFPFRPEQQNLRGAERPGAPQNEGQRQQDIQEMERMMDEGMEDDDSGEEGVGGPEDQVQAAAALQEPNFLTIAWSFISTFLTSLIPEGRPQPAN; encoded by the exons ATGATGCATCTGGATTGTACTTCTCTTGGTCCCCCAGGCTCGCCAATGCCTCAGAGTCCATCCAGCTCCTCTGCTTCTGACTCCAGA AGCTCAGACGGCACCGGTTCCCCCTCCCCtgccaccacaccaaatctggACCGTCAGTCggactcttcctcctctgtcccAGAAACTCACGATGGGTTGAGGTATCGGGGGGGCTTTCCCCCTCATACGTCCCAGAGCTCCTCCGGCGTCCCTCCGTG CCCAGATGCAGCCCGGGTCCCTCTGCAAGGCGACCTCCCCGCCGACATGCCCCCCAACCCCATGTACGTGCCCATGCAGATCCTGTGGTGGCAGCAGATGTACGCCCGGCATTACTACATGCACTA TCAAGCTGCTGTAGCTGCCGCTCAGCCTCCCGCCTCACCCCCCTCCTCACCCCTTCAGCCCGCTCAGCCTGACGAAGCTACTCAACCTCCGCTGGGTCCCAACCCGGCCCAGAACCCCCTACAGGAGAACCAGCCGGCCAACCCCGTCCAGATGAACGCCCAGGGCGGGCCGGTTTTAAACGACGACGAGCTGAACCACGACTGGCTGGACTGGCTGTACACCGTGTCGCGAGCTGGCGTCCTGCTCAGCATCGTCTACTTCTACTCCTCCTTTAGCCGCTTCGTCATGGTGGTTGGAGCCATGCTGCTCATCTACCT gCACCAGGCACGTTGGTTTCCCTTCAGaccggagcagcagaacctcagagGAGCGGAGCGGCCCGGCGCTCCTCAGAATGAAGGGCAGAGACAGCAGGACATACAGGAAATG GAACGTATGATGGACGAAGGGATGGAGGATGATGACAGTGGTGAAGAAGGTGTTGGAGGTCCAGAGGACCAGgtccaggctgctgctgctctccagGAACCGAATTTCCTCACCATCGCCTGGTCCTTCATCAGCACCTTCCTCACCTCACTCATCCCAGAGGGGCGGCCGCAGCCGGCCAACTAG
- the sostdc1a gene encoding sclerostin domain-containing protein 1a has protein sequence MRLRARAPCRSLLFFCILLRSCQAFKNDATERLLPHVSAPVPVSVPVSVPEPQSNVSLNRARSGGRGAGGGAQERGDQSQIGCRELRSTKYISDGHCTSINPIKELVCAGECLPAQMLENWIGGAHGRKFWARRSGNHDWRCVNDKTRTQRIRLQCQDGSTRTYKITVVTSCKCKRYSRQHNESGHKFEDPAVLPPQLLHKHKSKSKRRLGKKHLSENWHETEP, from the exons ATGCGCCTCAGAGCGCGCGCTCCGTGCCgttccctcctcttcttctgcatCCTCCTGAGGAGCTGCCAAGCCTTCAAGAACGACGCCACGGAGCGGCTGCTTCCGCACGTGAGCGCGCCGGTGCCGGTGTCGGTTCCGGTGTCGGTGCCGGAGCCGCAGAGCAATGTGTCGCTGAACCGCGCGCGGAGCGGCGGGAGAGGAGCGGGCGGCGGGGCGCAGGAGCGAGGCG ATCAAAGTCAGATTGGATGCAGAGAGCTGAGATCCACCAAGTACATCTCTGACGGCCACTGCACAAGCATCAACCCTATCAAGGAGCTGGTGTGTGCAGGCGAGTGTCTCCCAGCTCAGATGCTTGAAAACTGGATCGGCGGGGCTCATGGCAGAAAGTTCTGGGCTCGCAGGAGCGGTAACCACGACTGGCGGTGTGTTAATGACAAAACCCGCACCCAGCGCATCCGGCTGCAGTGCCAGGACGGCAGCACGAGAACATATAAAATCACCGTGGTCACTTCTTGCAAGTGCAAGAGGTACTCGAGACAGCACAACGAGTCGGGTCACAAGTTCGAGGATCCTGCCGTGTTGCCGCCGCAGctcctgcacaaacacaaatccaAGAGCAAGAGGAGGCTGGGGAAGAAGCATCTGAGTGAAAACTGGCATGAAACTGAACCCTAA
- the pkdc gene encoding uncharacterized protein pkdc: MKQEYQDLILQACGASSLRVGAQIQTLWSGYGEIVRLHLDGCERPSVVVKHVKFPEEAEHTDRSHRRKVRSYQVETHWYQNYSTNPSCRIPSCLAARSYGDEMLMLLEDLDVAGYDQRRTSVRDREIRACLSWLAHFHALFLGVEPDGLWPVGTYWHLETRPDELEAMDDADLKAAAADIDRKLNECHFKTIVHGDAKLANFCFSRSGQDVAAVDFQYVGGGCGMKDVVYFLGSCMDERECDKRVPALLEHYFTELKLCVKKDVDFDALENEWREMFAFAWTDFHRFLLGWMPGHWKINRYSKQLTKEVLHKLKQ, translated from the exons ATGAAGCAGGAGTACCAGGACCTGATCCTCCAGGCGTGCGGAGCCTCGTCTCTGCGCGTCGGCGCGCAGATCCAGACTCTGTGGAGCGGCTACGGCGAGATAGTTCGGCTGCACCTGGACGGCTGCGAGCGGCCCTCGGTGGTCGTCAAGCACGTCAAGTTCCCGGAGGAGGCCGAGCACACGGACCGCTCCCACAGACGGAAGGTCAGGTCCTACCAGGTGGAGACCCACTGGTACCAGAACTATTCCACCAATCCGAGCTGCCGCATCCCATCCTGCCTGGCTGCCCGTTCCTATGGCGACGAGATGCTGATGCTGCTGGAGGACCTGGATGTGGCGGGTTATGACCAGAGGAG GACCAGTGTGAGGGACAGAGAGATACGGGCTTGCCTGAGCTGGCTTGCCCACTTCCACGCTCTCTTCCTGGGTGTGGAACCAGACGGTCTGTGGCCTGTTGGTACCTACTGGCACCTGGAGACCCGGCCTGACGAGCTGGAGGCCATGGACGACGCCGACCTGAAAGCTGCAGCCGCCGACATCGACAGGAAGCTCAACGAGTGCCACTTCAAGACCATCGTCCACGGAGACGCCAAGCTGGCTAACTTCTGCTTCTCCAGGAGTGGACAGGATGTAGCAGCCGTGGACTTTCAGTATGTTGGTGGAGGGTGCGGGATGAAAGATGTTGTGTATTTTCTAGGAAGCTGCATGGACGAGAGGGAGTGTGACAAAAGGGTGCCGGCTCTGTTGGAGCACTACTTCACCGAACTGAAGCTGTGCGTGAAAAAAGACGTGGACTTTGACGCTCTTGAGAACGAGTGGAGGGAGATGTTTGCATTCGCGTGGACCGATTTTCATCGTTTTCTGCTGGGATGGATGCCGGGACACTGGAAGATCAACCGATACAGTAAGCAGCTGACCAAGGAGGTTCTGCACAAACTGAAGCAGTAA
- the LOC112450973 gene encoding C-type lectin BfL-2-like: MSWTSAQTFCRTFYTDLTSVRNPVEAGIIQEIIGYTEVWIGLFRDPWVWSDQGDSSLRLWSADQMVWSDDSSECAAMLKNESGRWGGRNCTERHPFFCSCKYPESKQTYVKVRLNLSPSALNLNHPNVQKTLLKQMELKLIEDGLDVMQTTWLKQPDGKIFVKETP, encoded by the exons ATGAGCTGGACTTCGGCTCAGACCTTCTGCAGAACCTTCTACACAGACCTGACCAGTGTGAGGAACCCCGTTGAGGCTGGGATCATCCAGGAGATAATCGGCTACACGGAGGTGTGGATCGGTCTCTTCAGAGACCCCTGGGTTTGGTCGGACCAGGGGGACTCCTCTCTGAGACTCTGGTCTGCAGATCAGATGGTGTGGAGTGATGACAGCAGCGAGTGCGCGGCTATGCTGAAGAACGAATCTGGGCGATGGGGAGGACGGAACTGCACAGAAAGACATCCGTTCTTCTGTTCCTGCAAATACCCAG AATCCAAACAGACGTATGTCAAAGTGAGACTCAACCTGTCACCCTCAGCGCTGAATCTAAATCACCCCAACGTGCAAAAGACTTTGTTAAAACAG atgGAGCTAAAGCTGATTGAAGATGGACTCGATGTTATGCAGACAACATGGCTAAAACAACCAGATGGAAAGATTTTTGTCAAAGAAACTCCTTGA